Proteins encoded in a region of the Thermocaproicibacter melissae genome:
- a CDS encoding glycoside hydrolase family 66 protein encodes MDEELQNKMKDMADFIVAYENILRDGQRTTDNMVDIEGFAHSSDGISNTIWTYTRADAQYEILHLVNLLGTDNQWRDERGKKEAPTEVSDIKVKYYTDKKISNVFIASPDINDCKSERLDFEEGEDGNGTYIQFTVSGLKYWDMIYMK; translated from the coding sequence ATGGATGAAGAATTGCAGAATAAAATGAAAGATATGGCCGATTTTATTGTGGCATATGAAAATATATTGAGGGACGGACAGCGGACAACTGATAATATGGTAGATATAGAAGGATTTGCCCATAGTTCTGACGGAATATCCAATACCATCTGGACCTATACCAGAGCAGATGCTCAATATGAAATACTCCATTTAGTTAATTTATTAGGTACCGATAACCAATGGAGGGATGAACGGGGCAAAAAAGAGGCTCCTACCGAGGTCAGCGACATTAAAGTAAAATATTATACAGATAAAAAAATCAGTAATGTTTTTATCGCATCTCCTGATATCAATGACTGCAAAAGCGAAAGACTGGATTTTGAAGAGGGAGAGGACGGCAACGGAACGTATATACAGTTTACTGTATCTGGTTTAAAATACTGGGATATGATATATATGAAATGA
- a CDS encoding response regulator → MQADNGKAALDILKEKPVDILLTDIKMPFINGMELATKARDIYPDIEILFFSGYDHFEYVKTALSLRAVNYILKPINENEFYKSILTIINTIHKRETQAEITGLMLLRAI, encoded by the coding sequence TTGCAGGCAGATAATGGGAAGGCAGCATTGGACATACTGAAAGAAAAGCCTGTAGATATACTTCTTACGGACATCAAAATGCCTTTTATTAACGGAATGGAACTGGCTACAAAAGCCCGTGATATTTATCCTGATATAGAAATTCTTTTCTTTAGCGGATATGATCATTTCGAATATGTTAAAACCGCTCTTTCGCTTCGTGCGGTTAATTATATCCTAAAACCAATCAATGAAAATGAATTTTATAAGTCAATATTGACTATTATTAACACAATACATAAAAGAGAAACCCAGGCAGAAATTACAGGCTTAATGCTATTACGAGCAATATAG
- a CDS encoding site-specific DNA-methyltransferase, translated as MIQLLEYLYPKKVDCIYIDPPYNTGAKDWKYNNDYVDSSDNWRHSKWLSMMQRRLKIAKRILNPDTGVLIVTIDEHEVHHLRTLLEELFPEAYIQMVTIVINPKGVTQGRFSRVEEYAIFCFMPYAYVIAGSDPLLGEIKKPSIKPRWKGLLRSGADSRREDSKNQFYPVLIDVEKNKLIKALEPLPYPEKPDLDAKIEGYDVVWPIRSDLSEGRWMLSNSTLNNLIEKGYAKLGKYDPKRKTWGISYLSQKYQQQIENGEIIITGRDEVRNVVEVEFANLQSKQIMTVWHRSMHDAGAYGSDLVSNILGQSRAFSFPKSLYSTKDAIAAIVGNNKNALIVDFFAGSGTTLHAVNLLNIEDNGNRRCILVTNNEVSEAESKILREQGYQPGDPEWEKHGICRSVTWPRTKYSILGKRDDGTILSGEYFTNQIVSKEVERSFYQLGFIDNPTELTTAAKKQLVSLLRDKDGKQQLPQSLVKADSKFIVSDKHSATILFDVNAVNEWLEALEDQDHITDFYIVVKSAATFKEIKAQVSNLLGPMNVTLQVKRPMSDGFPANVEYFKLGFLDKNSVSLGQQFREILPLLWLKSGAIGRRPEINSDEEPDMLILPQNGFAVLVDETKYAEFAKKISEENNIKVVYFVTNSEEAFREMTDGIKIKNTYQLYRDYIDNFVLGSRRDS; from the coding sequence ATGATCCAGTTATTAGAATATTTGTATCCAAAAAAAGTAGACTGCATCTACATCGACCCCCCGTACAACACAGGAGCGAAAGATTGGAAATATAACAATGACTATGTAGATTCCTCTGATAACTGGAGGCACAGCAAATGGCTTTCCATGATGCAAAGAAGACTTAAAATTGCGAAAAGAATATTGAATCCAGATACTGGTGTATTGATAGTTACAATCGATGAACATGAGGTTCATCATCTTCGAACTTTGCTTGAAGAACTTTTCCCTGAAGCATATATCCAAATGGTAACCATTGTAATTAATCCAAAAGGAGTAACGCAAGGTAGATTTTCAAGAGTCGAAGAATATGCTATTTTTTGCTTTATGCCCTACGCTTATGTAATAGCAGGTTCCGATCCTTTGTTAGGGGAGATAAAAAAACCTTCTATAAAACCGCGTTGGAAGGGGCTATTGCGTTCCGGAGCAGATTCTCGTCGTGAAGATAGTAAAAACCAGTTTTACCCGGTTTTAATTGATGTAGAAAAAAATAAATTAATTAAGGCCCTTGAACCATTACCATATCCAGAAAAACCAGATTTAGATGCAAAAATTGAAGGCTATGATGTCGTTTGGCCTATAAGAAGTGATTTGTCTGAGGGGCGCTGGATGCTAAGTAATTCTACACTTAACAACCTTATAGAAAAAGGCTATGCTAAGCTTGGAAAATATGATCCAAAACGAAAGACATGGGGCATATCTTACCTTAGTCAGAAATATCAACAACAAATAGAGAACGGTGAAATTATTATTACTGGACGCGATGAAGTTAGAAATGTTGTTGAAGTGGAATTTGCAAATTTACAATCAAAACAGATTATGACTGTCTGGCATAGAAGTATGCATGATGCGGGGGCATATGGCTCCGACCTAGTTTCAAATATACTTGGACAATCAAGAGCATTTTCTTTCCCAAAATCACTCTATTCCACAAAGGATGCGATTGCAGCAATTGTAGGCAATAATAAAAATGCCCTTATTGTAGATTTCTTTGCTGGTAGCGGAACAACACTCCATGCAGTAAATCTGCTAAACATAGAAGATAATGGAAATCGTCGCTGTATATTAGTAACGAATAACGAGGTATCAGAGGCAGAATCAAAAATTTTGCGCGAACAAGGTTATCAACCTGGCGACCCCGAATGGGAAAAACATGGTATATGTCGCTCAGTTACTTGGCCTAGAACTAAATATAGCATACTTGGAAAACGCGATGACGGTACAATTCTATCTGGAGAATATTTCACAAACCAGATAGTATCAAAAGAAGTCGAGCGTTCATTCTATCAACTTGGCTTCATAGATAATCCCACAGAACTAACAACTGCTGCCAAAAAACAGCTTGTTTCTTTGCTCCGCGATAAGGATGGCAAACAACAATTACCACAATCATTAGTCAAAGCAGATAGTAAATTCATTGTTTCGGATAAACATTCGGCGACGATTTTGTTTGATGTAAATGCTGTCAATGAATGGCTGGAAGCTTTAGAAGATCAGGACCACATCACAGACTTTTATATAGTGGTAAAATCTGCTGCCACTTTCAAGGAAATTAAAGCACAGGTATCAAACTTGCTCGGTCCAATGAATGTAACATTGCAAGTTAAACGTCCCATGAGCGATGGTTTTCCTGCAAATGTTGAGTATTTTAAACTAGGTTTTTTAGATAAAAACAGTGTATCACTAGGCCAACAATTCCGCGAAATATTACCATTGCTTTGGCTAAAATCCGGTGCTATCGGCCGGAGGCCAGAAATAAACAGCGATGAAGAACCAGATATGTTAATTCTTCCTCAAAACGGCTTTGCAGTTCTGGTTGATGAAACAAAGTATGCTGAGTTTGCAAAAAAGATTTCAGAAGAAAATAATATTAAAGTGGTATATTTTGTAACAAACTCGGAGGAAGCTTTCCGCGAAATGACTGATGGCATAAAAATAAAAAATACATACCAACTATACCGCGATTACATTGATAACTTTGTGTTGGGAAGTAGGAGGGATTCATAA
- a CDS encoding DEAD/DEAH box helicase: MRVTLFPFQETALAELHEKINKAHLMWSEKDPQVISFSAPTGSGKTIIMTALFEEILYGGSDNIGDPNSVFVWLSDSPELNEQTRLKIESKSDKIRVRDLVTVDSNFNAEYLEGGCIYFINTQKLGSDKLLTTKSDTRQYTIWETLTNTAKRIPKQFYVVIDEAHRGTYTSAQAENKAQSIMQKFIKGSEEDGLCIMPLVIGVTATPQRFDNLIAGTTSTVQKVIVPPEQVRESGLLKDRIIIHYPDIQLGADMTMFKGAVENWLKKCAHWKAYCEHENEKMVNPILVVQVEDGNEREITRTDLGICIDLLEEAMGRKLLPGEVVHTFNDYGTIKVRDVEIHQIEASRIEDEENVKVVFFKMNLSTGWDCPRAETMMSFRSAQDYTYIAQLLGRMIRTPLARRIASDAELNNVSLFLPYFDKDTVKNVVNALHDSESVMPTETGTNKELITLGRNLAYSDVFDSMDKLITYRLDSSRKQAPLKLLIQLSRALTMDGIDLEAQKAVKNAVLSKMDEEIARIKESGDFDGRVASITGFAVNTLTFDYGENAYSFDEATQTMTVTEFDISRHFEQAGRILGEGLHKEYWIRHSTRDHIEVKIEVIVLTSDTAAMERINAFAEEKFISLYENNKRSIARLNEARKNIYERLINASVQPIAIPWVLPDSIDFSVSDNSIKIDRHLYCSEDGTFQASLNPWEKGVIEEELKNGAVCWLRNLDRKKWSLEIPYEVGGVITSMFPDLVVVRADAQGYIFDILEPHDPSRKDNCPKAVGLAKFAEKHWDKFGRIQLIRQKKGLDGREHFYRLDMAKVAVRNKVRGITSNEELDRIFDTDAERED; encoded by the coding sequence ATGAGAGTTACTTTATTTCCATTTCAGGAAACGGCTCTTGCAGAATTGCATGAGAAAATTAATAAAGCTCATTTAATGTGGAGCGAAAAAGACCCTCAGGTAATATCGTTTTCCGCACCTACGGGTTCTGGAAAAACTATAATTATGACTGCACTTTTTGAAGAAATCCTATATGGAGGTTCAGATAATATCGGCGATCCGAATTCAGTGTTTGTTTGGCTTTCCGATTCGCCAGAACTTAACGAGCAAACGCGATTAAAAATTGAAAGCAAATCAGACAAAATTCGTGTACGGGACTTAGTAACTGTAGATTCAAACTTTAATGCCGAGTATTTGGAGGGTGGATGTATTTATTTTATTAACACACAAAAACTCGGTTCTGACAAGTTATTAACAACTAAGTCCGATACAAGGCAATATACAATTTGGGAAACACTCACAAATACAGCTAAACGCATTCCCAAACAGTTCTATGTGGTCATTGATGAAGCACATAGAGGGACTTATACATCTGCTCAAGCAGAAAATAAAGCACAATCCATCATGCAAAAATTCATCAAAGGTAGCGAAGAAGATGGACTTTGTATTATGCCTTTAGTTATCGGCGTGACCGCAACACCCCAGAGATTTGATAACTTAATTGCTGGGACTACTTCGACAGTACAAAAAGTTATTGTTCCGCCTGAACAAGTACGTGAATCGGGGCTTTTAAAGGACAGAATCATTATTCATTACCCAGATATCCAACTTGGTGCCGATATGACAATGTTCAAAGGTGCAGTCGAAAATTGGCTTAAAAAATGTGCTCACTGGAAAGCTTACTGTGAACATGAAAATGAGAAAATGGTAAACCCTATCCTTGTCGTCCAAGTTGAGGATGGTAATGAACGAGAAATAACCCGTACCGATTTAGGGATTTGCATCGATTTGTTGGAAGAGGCAATGGGACGCAAGTTATTGCCCGGTGAAGTGGTACATACCTTTAATGATTATGGTACGATCAAAGTGCGTGACGTTGAAATTCATCAAATTGAAGCTTCTAGAATCGAAGACGAAGAAAATGTGAAAGTTGTATTCTTTAAAATGAACCTTTCCACAGGTTGGGACTGTCCTCGTGCTGAAACAATGATGTCATTTCGTAGCGCGCAGGACTATACCTACATAGCACAGCTTTTGGGGCGTATGATTCGCACTCCTTTGGCAAGAAGAATTGCCTCCGATGCTGAACTTAATAATGTAAGTCTGTTTCTTCCATACTTTGATAAAGATACAGTAAAAAATGTTGTTAATGCTCTACATGATAGTGAATCGGTTATGCCCACTGAAACTGGTACAAATAAAGAGCTTATAACACTCGGGCGCAACCTCGCTTATTCTGATGTGTTTGATTCAATGGATAAGCTCATTACATACCGCCTGGATTCATCCCGCAAGCAAGCACCGCTTAAGTTATTAATACAGCTTTCTAGAGCATTAACAATGGATGGTATTGATTTGGAAGCACAAAAAGCCGTTAAAAATGCAGTTTTATCAAAAATGGACGAAGAAATTGCTCGCATAAAAGAAAGTGGTGACTTTGATGGTCGAGTTGCTTCAATCACTGGATTTGCTGTTAATACGCTAACATTTGACTATGGAGAAAATGCTTATTCATTTGATGAAGCTACACAAACCATGACTGTTACCGAATTTGACATTTCTCGACATTTTGAACAAGCTGGAAGGATATTGGGAGAAGGCTTACATAAGGAGTATTGGATTCGCCACAGTACCCGAGACCATATCGAAGTAAAGATTGAAGTCATTGTGCTTACAAGTGATACTGCTGCTATGGAGCGAATAAACGCCTTTGCAGAAGAGAAATTTATTAGTCTATATGAGAATAATAAACGCTCTATTGCAAGATTAAATGAGGCTCGAAAAAACATCTATGAAAGATTAATAAATGCTTCCGTTCAACCAATAGCTATTCCTTGGGTATTGCCAGATTCAATCGATTTTTCAGTTTCAGATAACAGTATAAAAATTGATCGACACCTCTATTGTTCTGAGGATGGAACATTCCAAGCATCACTAAACCCATGGGAAAAGGGAGTTATTGAAGAAGAACTAAAAAACGGTGCCGTTTGCTGGTTACGTAATCTTGATCGTAAAAAGTGGTCACTTGAAATCCCATATGAGGTCGGCGGTGTTATCACTTCTATGTTTCCTGATTTAGTGGTAGTGAGAGCTGATGCACAAGGTTACATTTTTGATATTCTAGAACCACACGACCCCAGCCGTAAGGACAATTGTCCCAAGGCAGTTGGCCTAGCAAAATTCGCAGAGAAACATTGGGATAAATTTGGAAGAATTCAACTTATCCGGCAAAAGAAAGGATTAGACGGTCGTGAACATTTCTATAGACTTGATATGGCAAAAGTAGCTGTTAGAAATAAAGTTCGTGGCATTACATCAAACGAGGAACTTGATAGAATTTTTGATACGGATGCTGAGCGAGAAGATTAA
- a CDS encoding helix-turn-helix domain-containing protein, producing the protein MKQEDIGAFIRMMRKEKGMTQEQLAEMLGVSQRSVSRWENGKTMPDLSLYEPLCKALDVQVSELLYAKKMSDEEKTEHGEKTALSLLTTKSQLETFAIFTEVLIVVGIIISITLTKVLADTVPEMIITLVCGWFVWGIGLVLRVKIRKAILKLEES; encoded by the coding sequence ATGAAACAGGAAGATATAGGTGCTTTCATTAGGATGATGCGGAAAGAAAAAGGCATGACACAGGAGCAGCTTGCTGAAATGCTTGGTGTCAGTCAGAGGTCCGTTTCTCGTTGGGAAAACGGGAAAACAATGCCTGACCTTTCTTTGTACGAGCCATTGTGTAAGGCGCTTGATGTGCAAGTATCTGAACTGCTGTATGCTAAAAAAATGTCCGATGAAGAAAAAACAGAGCACGGGGAAAAAACAGCATTGAGCCTGCTCACTACAAAGTCACAGCTCGAGACATTTGCAATTTTTACGGAAGTGTTGATTGTTGTAGGGATTATTATTTCGATAACGCTTACTAAAGTTCTTGCTGATACTGTTCCGGAAATGATAATTACACTCGTTTGCGGATGGTTTGTTTGGGGAATCGGTTTAGTGCTAAGAGTAAAAATACGAAAAGCTATTCTTAAACTTGAAGAGAGTTAA
- a CDS encoding IS256 family transposase codes for MTQGKNNTDLTELLLKCMAEPDPMLSMLEWLCAQLMEAEVSGLVGAEKNAHNPSRSDYRCGYRPRRLDTRVGTMYLMVPKLRSHGYIPFFVTERKRSEAALVQVIQEAFVQGVSTRKMEKLAHSLGIENLSRSQVSEMTKGLNEQVQEFRNRSLTDTRYPVIWTDALYEKVRMDGRVVSMAVMVVCGVNEQGHRDILAVEPMLDESKESYSQLFQSLLDRGLKTPLLVVSDANKGLIAAIRESFPGASWQRCKVHFMRNILAHIPQKEKESFAVQLKEIWLAPSVQLARQRAKQLSEQYGKRFPKAIELLEDGLEDSLAFYAFPELDARKISSTNMLERLNKEIRRRTNVVGIFPNKDSYLRLVTTYLMEYAEDWSVSRAYLNPKSIQTLLLSAA; via the coding sequence ATGACTCAAGGAAAGAATAACACAGATCTTACGGAATTGCTACTGAAATGTATGGCGGAGCCCGACCCGATGCTCAGTATGCTGGAATGGCTCTGCGCTCAACTGATGGAGGCGGAGGTTTCCGGCCTTGTGGGGGCGGAAAAGAATGCGCACAATCCGTCTCGAAGTGACTACCGCTGCGGATATCGTCCCCGGAGGCTGGATACTCGCGTAGGGACGATGTATCTCATGGTGCCAAAGCTGCGCAGCCATGGATATATCCCGTTCTTTGTCACTGAACGCAAACGCAGCGAGGCGGCGCTGGTACAGGTTATTCAGGAGGCATTCGTGCAGGGCGTGTCCACACGGAAGATGGAAAAGTTGGCTCACAGTCTGGGGATAGAGAACCTCTCCCGCAGTCAGGTCAGTGAGATGACAAAAGGGCTCAATGAACAGGTACAGGAATTTCGCAACCGTTCTCTGACGGATACTCGTTATCCTGTCATTTGGACGGATGCCCTGTACGAAAAAGTCCGTATGGATGGCCGTGTCGTCAGCATGGCGGTGATGGTTGTCTGCGGCGTCAACGAGCAAGGGCACAGGGACATTCTCGCCGTGGAGCCGATGCTGGACGAATCCAAAGAGAGCTATTCCCAGTTGTTTCAAAGTCTTTTGGATCGCGGCTTGAAAACACCGCTGCTGGTGGTTTCCGATGCGAACAAAGGGCTGATTGCCGCCATCCGAGAAAGTTTTCCCGGCGCATCCTGGCAACGCTGCAAAGTGCATTTCATGCGAAATATTCTGGCCCATATACCGCAGAAAGAAAAAGAATCCTTTGCGGTCCAACTGAAAGAAATCTGGCTGGCGCCTTCCGTCCAATTAGCGCGACAGCGCGCAAAACAGTTGTCGGAGCAATATGGGAAGCGGTTTCCCAAAGCAATCGAGCTTCTGGAAGACGGGCTGGAGGACTCACTGGCTTTCTATGCATTCCCCGAGCTTGATGCCCGTAAAATCTCATCGACCAATATGCTGGAACGGCTGAACAAGGAAATCCGGCGCAGAACCAACGTCGTCGGGATATTCCCAAACAAAGATTCCTATCTGCGGTTGGTTACAACATATCTCATGGAATACGCTGAAGACTGGTCCGTTTCCAGAGCATATTTGAATCCCAAATCGATTCAGACACTTCTGCTAAGCGCAGCTTAA
- a CDS encoding DMT family transporter, whose translation MAFLYFLEIANFIVLYLGFVTKQKWKIKRKHIGIIIAISIVGYVISIVTQETGTMLSSAQMGAIITATTPAFMVVFASLILKERLTFKKAISVCLATIGVIIIVGIDDINMSSMLGGISLIIAALTWALMSVIIKCLPSDYSQIVINTYATLIAFVVLTPFVITRLPKLNINELTSPTIWGGLLYLGIVSTAIAFLLWNRGLQMLNASGGGVFFFFQPVVGTLLGWLILGETISFTFWFGSFLILLGVLIVIKDRQEEQYQTQSNLNM comes from the coding sequence ATGGCTTTTCTATACTTTCTCGAAATTGCGAACTTTATTGTACTCTATCTTGGATTTGTCACTAAACAAAAATGGAAAATTAAAAGGAAACATATAGGGATAATAATTGCAATTTCGATTGTAGGATATGTCATTTCTATTGTTACTCAAGAAACAGGTACCATGCTTTCTAGTGCACAAATGGGAGCTATTATCACTGCTACTACACCTGCATTTATGGTTGTGTTTGCTAGTTTAATTCTTAAAGAACGTCTAACTTTTAAGAAAGCTATTTCTGTATGCTTAGCGACTATTGGTGTCATTATTATCGTTGGAATTGATGATATTAACATGTCTAGTATGCTAGGAGGCATCTCGCTTATTATAGCTGCATTAACATGGGCATTAATGTCCGTTATTATAAAATGCTTGCCTAGTGATTATTCGCAAATTGTGATAAATACCTATGCTACTTTAATTGCTTTTGTTGTTCTAACTCCTTTTGTTATCACAAGATTACCTAAATTAAACATTAATGAATTAACAAGCCCTACCATATGGGGAGGATTGTTATATTTAGGGATAGTATCAACAGCTATTGCATTTCTATTGTGGAATCGTGGTCTACAAATGCTAAATGCCTCTGGTGGAGGAGTTTTCTTCTTTTTCCAACCTGTTGTTGGAACATTATTAGGTTGGTTGATACTAGGTGAAACCATTAGTTTCACATTTTGGTTTGGTTCTTTCTTGATTCTTCTAGGAGTATTAATTGTAATAAAAGATAGGCAAGAAGAACAGTATCAAACTCAATCCAATCTCAATATGTAA
- a CDS encoding ArsR/SmtB family transcription factor, with protein sequence MDYYLDNTKVFKALGDPKRAMIVDMLSCGELCACNILEKFEMSQSTLSHHMKILCECGIVKAREEGKWTYYSLDDDTISKTKQFFCAITSNKENCICKDNSICCKGCNENE encoded by the coding sequence ATGGATTACTACTTGGATAACACGAAAGTGTTTAAAGCGTTGGGAGATCCCAAAAGAGCGATGATTGTAGATATGCTTTCCTGCGGGGAACTTTGTGCCTGCAATATTCTGGAGAAATTTGAAATGTCCCAATCCACACTTTCTCATCACATGAAAATCCTGTGTGAATGTGGGATTGTAAAAGCGCGAGAAGAAGGTAAATGGACGTATTACTCTCTGGATGATGATACTATCAGCAAAACAAAACAGTTTTTCTGTGCTATCACTTCCAATAAGGAAAATTGTATTTGCAAAGATAACTCAATTTGTTGTAAGGGGTGTAATGAAAATGAGTAA